One Polaribacter sp. SA4-12 genomic window carries:
- a CDS encoding DUF4136 domain-containing protein, translating to MKALKFLFLLIFVSCSSSKVVVDYDDKTDFSIFKTFDFYEDNGESLNDFDINRISDAILQNLKTVGLQQDIKPDFFIYFDAKISEKQNNNTIGIGIGSASRNGGIGVSGGIPIGGEKLIEDISIRFIAATSNELFWEGSLSSSIKKKRTPEKRKLYITEVIAEILQNYPPKNK from the coding sequence AAATTTTTGTTTTTGTTGATATTTGTCAGTTGTTCGTCTTCAAAAGTAGTAGTAGATTATGATGATAAAACTGATTTTTCTATATTTAAAACCTTTGATTTTTATGAAGACAATGGCGAAAGTTTAAATGATTTTGATATTAATAGAATTTCAGATGCAATTCTACAAAATTTAAAAACTGTTGGATTGCAACAAGACATAAAACCAGATTTCTTTATTTATTTTGATGCCAAAATTTCTGAAAAACAAAATAACAATACTATAGGAATTGGTATTGGAAGTGCTAGTCGAAATGGTGGGATTGGAGTTTCTGGAGGAATACCAATTGGTGGTGAAAAACTAATTGAAGATATTAGTATTCGGTTTATAGCAGCAACTTCTAATGAATTATTTTGGGAAGGTTCTTTAAGTTCTAGCATAAAAAAGAAAAGAACACCAGAAAAGCGTAAATTATATATAACAGAAGTTATTGCTGAAATTTTACAGAATTATCCACCAAAAAATAAATAG
- a CDS encoding TfoX/Sxy family protein yields MAYSEYLVDRVSQFFREKSIHFESKKMFGGLVFMVDEKMCVGVMKDQIMARIHPDIYEASLLVEGCRSMDFTKKRMKGFVYLSDDAIDFDDYLNYWLQLALDFNPLAKMSKKRKSSKN; encoded by the coding sequence ATGGCGTATTCTGAATATTTAGTAGACAGAGTTTCTCAATTTTTTAGAGAAAAAAGTATCCATTTCGAATCTAAAAAAATGTTTGGTGGTTTGGTTTTTATGGTTGATGAAAAAATGTGTGTTGGTGTTATGAAAGACCAAATAATGGCAAGAATTCATCCAGATATTTATGAAGCATCTTTATTGGTTGAAGGTTGTAGAAGTATGGACTTCACCAAAAAACGAATGAAAGGTTTTGTGTATTTAAGTGATGACGCCATAGATTTTGATGACTATCTAAATTATTGGTTACAACTAGCTTTAGACTTTAATCCGTTAGCAAAAATGAGTAAAAAAAGAAAATCCTCTAAAAATTAA